CCCCGCAGGAATTCCGGTGGGTCCCCAATCGCAACAGGGAATTGAACCACGCCCGGATCGCGCAGTAGTAATCCGCCGCGGTTGTGCGGTAGGAGCGTGAAGTCAGCTGGTAAACCGCAATCGCCGTACCTCTCCAATCGAAGGGTAGGAGCGTCCAGGAAAAATAAGCGACGGTCGCGATCTAAGACGATCGAGCGGGCACAGCAATTGCTTCTATCTCCAGGACACCCCAACAGGCGACGTTCCAATGCGCATTCGACTGGAAGCCAAACAGACTATCGCCGTCGACGAAGCTGAGTGGCGAATGGTATGGTCAGGAAACTGTTCCGACGCGACTGGCGAGTCCTACAGCATTTGGACGGCAGGCATCATGCAAGATCGTCGAGGTAGGTCGCTAATCTATGTTGTACGAGATGAACCCTACGTACAGTCCGATGCATTAGGTGAACTCGGTCGCCCTCATCCGGAAGATATCGCGCCAATCTTGCGTCGCCTCTGCGAGCGAGCTGGTCTCGACGACTTTCCTGAGTCGTGGGAGATACCAGCGATCAAAGCGACAGTCAAGGCAGAGGGATAGCAGTTCGCCAGAGCGTCATGTTAGTTATTGTCCAGCGCATCGCATCGCATGCTCCAGAAATGAGCTGTGGCCGTGAATCTGGAAAATCTCTTCGCTGTGCACACGTCTTTACTGGAGCTAGCTATCCGCGGCTCAGTAATGTACTTGCTTCTCTTAGCTGCCCTAAGGGTTTTGGTGCGACGTCACGTCGGTTCAATGAGCTTGATGGATTTACTCCTCATGGTTCTCATTGCCGACGCGGCCCAGAACGCAATGGCGACCGATTACCGCTCAATCACTGAGGGCGTCGTTCTGTGCGGAACGCTGATTGGCTGGAACTATTTTCTTGACTGGCTTGCCTACCGTTCGCCGTTTGTGCAAAGGCTGCTGGAACCGGCTCCCCTGCCAGTCATACGCGATGGCAAATTCATACGGCGGAACATGCGGCAGGAGTTCATCACCGAGGACGAGCTGCGAGGGCAATTGCGCGAGAAAGGCGTCGAATCGATTGATAACGCCGAACTGGTATGTATTGAGTCAGACGGTGGTATTAGTGTTCGACTTCGTGGCTAGAGCGCGCGCTGGGGTTCAAGCTTGAGGCGCCTATCTATCTCATTTCCGTTTTGTACTTCACTATGGAACGCATCGCAATACTCAGCGGCTACGGGACCATTAGCCAGCCTAAAGACACTGAAGGCGTCGGATACAAACTGACTTTCGAAGTGACAAAGGGTTCGGCGTCTGATGACGAATTGCAGCACTACTTCAAGAGTGGCGAGCTATTTCCGTTCACCTACAATGGCGAGTCGCTCGCAGTCTCCCTTAAATCAGTCACCTAGAAAACTGGTAACTGCGTGTATGAAGGGGCAGCTGGCTTCCTTCGCCCTGGAATGGGCGCGGCGGGTGGATGAAATCACGACTCACGTCATCATCGGTAATGTTGCATATATTCTCGACGTTGCCACTCTGCTCAGCCAAGCGTGCAAATGGCATTACCAGTCGGCCGCGCGGCGAACGCCGTACCGACACCGCTGGCAACACTCAAGAGCAAATATTTCCGCTATTGAGACTCACTTCATCGCGCAAACCGCGCACCCAATACGTACCTTAACACGCTCACCAATCTAACAACACATGCGGTCAATCTGCAGCGCAAGCTTTATGGCTCTGATAACGCTACGTGGCTCCAAGTGATTCGAAGAGATTCAGCTAACGGCGAAACCATCGCCCGTGTAGTGAATGCTCTGCGGGCCTCTTTGTTGAACCTTTACTCAGAGCCAGCCAGCCTACTGCCCGCCAGGGAATTCTGGCCCGCGTCGACACTCTGTCTAGTTATTGTCCGAGTAGCGGCGCTCACTAATGCAACTCCCGACAGAAGCTCGCCATGGTGCGAGTGCGACCAGTGCTTCATCTCAGCTTAAGGTTCATTATTCGATACTCATCTTGTCGACTTGACGGCCCGCAGCGTTATCGCCACGAGCTTGAAGTTCGGGAAAGTAGCGATCGCCGCATCGATCATACGTGCGAAGTCGTCGTCGCCTTCCGAAAGTTCCGATTCGCCGCCGACGTGAATGCCGAGGCCGACCAAAAAATCTTCTTGATTGCCACTCATCACGTCGACGCGCGGGGCGATGCGGCGGTTGACTTCGCCGACCCGCTCAACGCCGCCGCGATCCTTCCAGAGGTTGGGGCGAAAGTTGAGGTCGTACAACACGATCATGCAATTAGCGTGCGCCTGCGTGCAGGCTTCGATGACGACTTCGGCCGTCGTGTCGGAAAGCGACGCGAAGATGCCGCCGGCGTGGGACCAGCTGGTTTTCTGCGTGCCGAACAGCGCCTTCCAGTCTACGGAACCGACGGTGAGTTGGCTGGCCGCCGAGTGGCC
This sequence is a window from Lacipirellula parvula. Protein-coding genes within it:
- a CDS encoding DUF421 domain-containing protein, translating into MVLIADAAQNAMATDYRSITEGVVLCGTLIGWNYFLDWLAYRSPFVQRLLEPAPLPVIRDGKFIRRNMRQEFITEDELRGQLREKGVESIDNAELVCIESDGGISVRLRG